Genomic segment of Rhodococcus rhodochrous:
TAGACCCCGGTGTACGCGACCTGCTCGGCGAGCTGCGCCCATCGTGCCCGTGAAGTCGGCGTGAAGTGCTCGGCGCGCTGGAAGGTGCCGAGCACGATCGTCTCCGGTCCGGCTCCCACCGCGTTGGTCTCGAGCAGCTTGCTCATCGACACCAGAAGCCGCTTGAAACTGCGCGTGCGCCTGCGCCCTTCGGACGCCAGGGCGAAGGGGGTGAGTTCGGGATCGTCCGGAACGGCAGGTCGCGGACGCAGCGACATGGGCTCGACGTCCGAATCCGATTGCGAGGCATCTCCGCTCGCAGCCACCGTCGGATACAGCGCGCCCATTCCGTATTCGGCGGCCAATCCCAGAGCGCGGCGGCGATGCAGTTCCGAATCGACACCCTGCGCGATGACGACCGCGCTGCTGGATTCGGTGTACGCGGCGACGGCGTGTGCGATCCTCGCCGTCGAGGCGTCGGCCGCACGCGCGATCAGGGCCGGCGACGTGATGATCACATCCGGTTCGACGAGCGGCAGCAGCGCGAGGGCCTGGACACGCGCTCCCACACCGTCCACCGCGACGAGCATGCCGGCGGTGCGCGCCGCCGCGATGGTGCGCAGCGTCCTGGCAGGGGCGGCGATCAGCGCCTGTTCGGTGATGAGCACGACCGTCGTCGGGCTCCGGCGGTCATCGAGCGCGCCGAGTTCGTCGAGGGAATCGAGATCGAGGGTGACCAGATGCGGCACGGCCGACTCGACGTGCCGGCCGGCCCTGCGCCATTTGATGCGGTCCAGCTGCGACTTCTGGTGCATGGCCCGGGCGGCCTCGCTCAGCGCGGTGGCGTCGTGCAACGATGATCCTCCCGGACCACGCAGTTGCAGTTCGACGGCGGACAGCGCACCGCTGCCGAGCCGGTGGATGGGGGCGAGCTCCGTCTCCACGGTGAGGCCGCCGAACGCGGCCTCCGCGTCGGCGGCAGCGTCGGCAGGAACAGCGCTCATGGATCCAGCATCCCATCTCCGGCCACCGATCGTCCGCTCGGGCCGACGGAGCCGGGAACATAGGATATTTCCGCAGCTCAGAACACCTACGTTATAGAACCGTGATGTTGCGTTATCGTTCCGTTATGGAACGGGTCGTCGGGAAGCGACCTCCGTCGGACAGGCTCTGTGCAAGCCCGAGGCGAGTTCTCACCGCGACCCCGACGTTCTCACCACGACCCCAGCAGGCCGACCGTCTGTTCGTGATCCAGCCCGCACCGGACGGCACGAATCCACGCCGACAGGAGACCGCAATGAGCACACGTACGAGCACCACCCGCAGGATCGTCACCCACACCGGCGCACTCTCACGAGTCGGTGCAGCGACGATCGCCCGAGCACCGCGCTACCGTCTCGACGTCCACTCGCCCTCCCGTCGCTGCAGTGTCCTGCGGGCGAAGGGCGATCTCGACATGACCGCCCGAGCGGAGTTCGCCTCCACTCTCGGCGACCTCGCACACTCGGGCGACCACGTCGTCGTCGACCTGTCCGAGGTGACCTTCATGTACTCCGAGGTCGCCTCGATGCTTGCCGATGCCGTTCACATCCGGCCCGGCCGTTTCCATGCCGTCGCACCCACGCGCCAGGTGCGCATGCTGCTCGACATCCTCGCTCCCGACCTCGACGTCACCGACCGCACCGAGTGCGACACGGCCGGGAGCACGTCCGCCGCCTGACGACGGCGACCGGCGGCGGTCAGCGCGCCGGGCCACCCGTGATCAACGCCCACACCTCCTCGGCCTCACCGGCCGCGGCGAGCAGTTCGGAATCCCACGACGCGACCGTGCCGAATTCGCTGCGCCACGACAGGATCCGGTTGGCGTGCCGATGCAGCTCGTGTTCCATCGTGAAGCCGATCGCGCCGAGCGCCTGATGGGCGTTGCGGGCGACGACGGAGGCCGCATGTCCGGCACACGACGCGGCCGCTGCGATCGCGAAGCGGGTCGACGCGTCACCGAAACCTCCCGCGACAACGGCATCGACCGCACCGTCCGCGGCGGCGTGCACGAGCGAGGCCTCGGTGGCAATGTCGGCGACGAGCGCCTGCACCGCCTGGAACTTGCCCAGCGGACGACCGAACTGCACGCGCGCGGTGGTGTGGTCGACGACGAGCTCGAGGATCCGATCCATCGCACCCGCGGTGGCCAGCGCACGGACGAGCGCGCCCCGGTAGCGGAACTCGTCGACGGTGCCCGCCGGAACGTCACGTCCCGACAGGGTCGACAGGTCGACGCACACGTGGTCGCGGGGCTCCGCCGCCAGGTTGACGGCCTCGACGATCTCGACATCGCCGCGAGCGACCTCGGCGACCTGCCATCCCTGCGGTGACTCCCACAACACGACGATCGAGTCCGCGAACCGGGCCCACGGCACGTGGCGTGCGCGGCCGTCGGCGTCGAGCACCGCGGCGGTACGCACCGCCGGCGCCGCCTCGAGGCCCGCCTGCTCGAGGAGCCAACCCGCGAGCAGATCGTTCTCGGCCACCGGCACGGCAGCAGCAGCGCTGCCGGCGGCCTCGAGCAGCAGGGCGGCCTCGAGCCATCCCGCGCCGCTTCCGCCGCTCTCCTCCGAACCCGTGAGCCGATCGAGGCCGAGCTCGGTGAGGGTGCTCCACAGGGCACGATCGAGTTCGACGACCTCCCCGATGCGGTGGTCGTCACCCGAGGTGAACACCTCGGACAACATCTGTGCGAAATCGCGCAGTTCCGTCGACTGCAGTGCGTCCTGCCCGCTCATCTCATCCCCAATCCTCGTGCGATGACCCCGCGGAGGATCTCGCTCGTGCCGCCGCGCAGTGTGAAGCCCGGTCGTTGCATGACGCCTGCCCGGACGAGCTCGGCCAGATGTGCGTCGGCCGCGGTGTATCCCGCGATCTCGTCGGCGAGATCCGCCAGGTCACCTTCGGTCTTCGTGCCGAGCACCTTCACGACCGACGCCGCGAGTTCGGCGTTCTCGCCACGTTCGAGGGACTCGGAGACCGCGGTTGACATGCGATGCAGGCCCGCCATGCGCCCGATGGTCGCTCCGATGCGGGTGTCCGCTTCGACGCTGCCGTCGGCCACACCGTGCACGAGGGATTCGAGCACCCCGAAGGTCGACAGGAAACGTTCGGGACCGCTGCGCTCGTAACCGAGCTCGCTCGTCACCTGCTCCCAGCCGGCGCCGATCTGCCCGAGCACCAGGTCGTCCGGGACGAAGACGTCGTCGAGCAGCACCTCGTTGAAGTGGTGGTCGCCGGACATCGACAGGATCGGGCGGATGGTCACGCCCGGGGAGTCGAGCAGCACGATGAACTGGCTCAGCCCGTCGTGACGGTGCGCCGGATCGAGCGGTGCGGAGCGCGCGAGGCCGAAGAAGGCGTCGGCGTGGTGCGCCCCGGACGTCCACAACTTGGTGCCGGAGATCCGCCACCCACCGTCCACCTGCGTGGCCTTCGTCTTGACGCTCGCGAGGTCGGATCCGGAGTCGGGCTCGGACATGCCGATGGCCCAGCAGATCTCACCGGCCGCGATGCCCGGCAGGAACCGCTTCTTCTGCTCCTCGGTGCCGTACTTCAGCAGCGACGGTGCGGCCTGACGGTCGGCGACCCACTGGGCGGCGACCGGAGCGCCCACCGCGAGCAACTCCTCGGTGACGACGAAGCGCTCCATGAAGGTCCGTCCGTGTCCGCCGTACTCGACGGGGATCGTCATACCCACCCAGCCGCGAGCGGCGAGCGCACGCGTGAAATCGGGGTTCCATCGCGTCAGCCAGGTGTCGATGCCCGGCGTGAACACGCCCGCGTCGATCTGTTCCTTCAGGAACGCCCGTACCTCGGCACGGAGTTCCGTCAGTGCCGGGTCGGGGGTGCCCGCCCTCGGCACGAGTCGTGCACTCATCGTGAATCTCCTTCTCCACCGGTGATGGTGGGACACAGCAGCGCCAGCGACAGGTCCGCGTAGCGTTCGGCGATCTCGTCCGGGCCGTCCGGGCCCGCGGGGTCGTACCAGTTGGCGATCGCCGAGACCATCGCCAGGATCGACCGGCGGCAGTCGTCGGGATACCTCGTGGTGAAGACACCCTGTGCGACACCGCGATCGATGATGTCGCGGATCCGTCTCCGACCGGCGCGCCGGCGTTCCTCGTACAGTCGCGCACCCTCGGGTTCGAGGTTGCGCACTTCCGTCGCGATCATGCGGCCCTGCTCGGGGAACTGCGTGCGGAAGATGACGTTCCCCCTGACGAACGCGCGGATCTGCTCGACGGGATCGTCGCCGGCGCGGGCGAGTTCGGCGTCGCAGACCGCGTCGTAGGTGTCGACACCGTCGAGCAGGATCGCCAGCAGCAGATCCTGTTTGTTCTTGTAGTGGTAGTACAGCGCGGACAGGCTCACGCCGGCTTCCTGCGCGATCGTCCGGATCGACGACGAGCCGTATCCGTTGCGCACGAATTCCTTCCGGCCCGCCTCGATGAAGACGCGCTGTTTCGGCGACAGCACTCTCACGACAACGCTCCCGTGTCGGCGTACTGCGCGATCAGCTCGCCGAGCCTGCCCTTGACCATCTTGCCCGTCGGCGTGCGCGGCAGTTCGTCGACGAACCGCACGTGTCGGGGGCACTTGAAACGCGAGAGGCGTTCCCGGCAGAACCCGATGATCTCGTCCTCGAGCTCGTCCGATCCCTCTGCGTCGGGGACGAGCTGCACGAACGCTTCGACACGTTCACCGCGGTCCGCGTCCGGCACACCGACCACCGCGACGTCCGCGATCGACGGGTGCAGCGCGAGGACGTTCTCGATCTCCTGCGGGTAGATGTTCACCCCACCCGAGATGATCGTGAACTTGTCGCGCCCGGTGAGGAACAGGTAGTCGTCCTCGTCGAGATATCCGATGTCGCCGGTGGTGTACCAGTTCTCCTCGAAGGGGTGCCTGGTCGACGCCGTCTTCTCCGGGTCCTTGTGGTACTCGAACGAGAAGTCGTCCCGTTCGAAGTAGACGGTGCCGATCTCTCCCGTGGGCAGCCGGTTGCCGTTCTCGTCGCAGATGCGCGCCAGACCGAGTGTGCCCGGGCCACCGGTCTTCCCGACCGTGCCCGGCTTGCTCAGCCATTCCTGCGGGGTGACGAGGGTGTTGCCGATGGCTTCGGTCGCGGAGTAGTACTCGTAGACGATCTCGCCCCACCACCGCATGAGTTCCTGCTTGACCTCGACCGGGCACGGCGCCGCCGAGTGCAACGCGCACCGCATCGACGACAGGTCGTAGCGCTCGCGGACCTCGCGGGGCAGCTTCAACAGGCGCACGAAATGCGTGGGCACCCACTGGCTGTGGGTCACTCGGTACTTCTCGATGCACGCGAGGCTGAGCTCGGGATCGAACCGGTCCATGAGCACCACGGTGCCCCCGAGCGCCTGCGTCGACACGCCGTACCGCAAGGGAGCGGCATGGTAGATCGGTGCCGGCGACAGGTAGACGGTGTTCTCGTCGAAACCGAAGCGGCGCACCTGCTTCAGCAGCGGAGGACCGGGCTCGTCACCGACCTGCGCACCGGTGAGCGCGGGCTTGATGCCTTTGGGGCGCCCGGTGGTGCCGGAGGAGTACAGCATGTCGCTGCCACGGGGCTGGTCCGCCATGTGAGTGACGGGAAGACCGGCCACCTCCTCCTCGTACACGAGATGCCCGGGCACCCGCCCGCCGAAGGCGACACGATGCGTCACCTTCGGGGTGAGCGGCGCGATCGCCTCGGCGAGCTCGGCGAGAGGCGCCGAGACGACGAGCACCTTCGCGTCGCAGTCGTCGACGATGTAGGCGGCCTCGCCCGGAGCGAGGTGCGTGTTGACGAAGGTGATGTACACGCCCGACCTCACTGCACCCCAGTACAGTTCGAATGCCGTGGCGTCGTTGACGGTGACGACCGCGATGTGGTCCCCCCTGCCGACGTCGTGTGCGCGCAGCCAGTGCGCGAACCGGACGGACGCGTCCTCGAGTTCCCGATAGGTGAGCGTCCGGCCGGTCGCGGCCTCGTGCACGGCGGGCCGGTCCGGGGCGACCGCGGCGTAACGGCCCGGGTACATGCCTACAGCCCCAGGTCCTTGGAGATGATCGTCTTCATGACCTCGCTGGTGCCGCCGTAGATCCGGGTCACGCGGGTGTCGGCGTACAACCGGGCGATCGGGTACTCGGTGATGTAACCGTATCCGCCGTGCAACTGCAGGCACTTGTCGATGACACGACCGGAGACCTCGGTGCAGAACAGCTTCGCGCGGGCCGCGTCGGCGACCGTCAGTTCCTTGCGATCGAGCAGTTCGAGGCAGTGGTCGACGTAGACACGCGCGGCCTGGGTCTCGGCCGAGCACTCGGCGAGCACGAACTTGGTGTTCTGGAACGAGGCGACCGGCTTGCCGAACACCTTGCGTTCCTTGGTGTATGCGATCGCGTGCGCGATGGCGGCCTCGGCGAAGCCGACCTGGTTCAAAGCGATGCTCAGACGCTCCTGCGGCAGGTTGTGGGTGAGGTACCCGAAGCCCGCACCCTCCTCGCCGAGGAGGTTCTCGACCGGCACCTTGACGTCGGTGTACGACAGCTCGGCGGTGTCCTGCTGGTGCAGACCGATCTTGTCGAGCTTACGGCCCACCGCGAAGCCCTCACTGTCGGTGGGCACCGCGATGATCGACAGTCCGCCGCGGCGGTTCTCGGGATCGAACGGGCTGGTGCGGCAGACCGTCAGGATGAGGTCGGCGGTGACGCCGCCGGTGATGAAGGTCTTCGCGCCGTTGATGATGTAGTGCTTGCCGTCCTCGGACAGCTTCGCCGAGGTCGCGATGTTGGCGAGGTCGGAGCCGGTGCCGGGCTCGGTCATCGCGATCGCGGTCATGATCGAGCCGTCGGCGAAGCCGGGCAGCCAGCGCTGCTTCTGCTCCTCGGTCGCGTATTCGAGCAGGTAGGGCAGGATCAGGCAGGCGTGCACGGTGTAGGAGCCGAACGAGACTCCGGCGCGCGCAACCTCTTCGAAGACGATCGTGTTGAACTTGAAGCTGGACTCGCCGCCTCCGCCGAACTCCTCGGGCACCTGGATGCCCAGGATGCCGAGTTCGCCCAGCCGACGGAAGAACTCACGGGGCGGGCGGCCCATCTCGTCCCATTCCTCGCGATGCGGCGCGACCTCACGTTCGATGAAGTCGCGCACCATCTTCCGGAACTGCTCGTGTTCTTCGGTGAAGATCGTCCGCTGCATGGCTTGTCCTCTGGGGTGTGGGGGAAGGAGAGGGAAGGTCAGTTGCCGGTGAAGTTGCCGGTGCGTCGTTCGAGGAACGCCGAGAGGGCTTCGCGGTGGTCCTCGCTGTGGTGCGAGAGCGCCTGGAGGGAGGCCGACAGTTCGAGGAGCGTGTCGAGATCGACGCGCTGGCCCTCGCGCAGCAGCTTCTTCGTCATACGCAGTGCGTTCGGGGGGTTGACGGCGACGCGGGCGGCGAGCGCGTTCGCGGCGTCGAGGAGCTGCTCGGGTTCGACGACCTGCGAGACCATGCCCCAGTCGAGGGCCGTCGCGGCGTCGACGCGGTCGCCGGTGAAGGCCATCTCGGCGGCGCGCGCCGCACCGACCGCGCGGGGCAGCAGCCAGGCGCCGCCGTCGCCGGGGATGATGCCGAGCTTGACGAAGCTCTCCGCGAAGAACGCCTTCGTCGAGGCGATCCGCATGTCGCACATCATCGCGAGGTCGCAGCCGGCGCCCACTGCGGGGCCGTTGACGGCGGCGATGATCGGGACCTCGCAGTGGTAGATGGCGCGGGGCAGGCGCTGGATGCCACGGCGGTAGCCCTCGCGCAGGGCGTGGGGTGCGCCGCCGAACATGCCGCGGCGCTCGTCCATGTCCTTGACGTTGCCACCGGCGGAGAAGGCGGATCCGGCGCCGGTGAGGATGACGACGCGGGTGTCGATGTCGCGGTTGGCCTCCTCGACGAGCTCGACGAGGCGGTCGACGACGTCGTCACCCGAGATCGGGTTGCGCGCCTCCGGAAGGTTGATCGTCCAGGTCACGACGTTTCCGTCGCGCGTGCTCAGTACGACGTCCTGCGAAGTTGCCATTGAGGTCGCGGTCCTTCCGGTAGCCAGTGTGGCTCGCACCATAATTTGGTCGAACGATCGTTCAAATTACGGGGCGGGTCGGATCCTGTAAAGACCGAACGGCCTCCTGCCTCAGTCGGGCAGGCTCACGTTCGATTCGGCGATTCTTATGGCTACTTCCTCGGGGAAGATGTTCCGGAAGACGAAGGGATCGCGGCCGAGCACCCAGCCCGGCGCCAGCGCGGTCGCGTAGCGCTCGAAATATCCGAGCTGCTTCCCGAACAACACGAGCTCCTCGGGGGTCGACGTGTTCCACTTGCGTCCGAGCGAGACGAGCGCGCCGATCAGCTCGCTGAGCCGCAACTCCCCCACGTCCTGACCGAGCAGCGGACCGAAGATCTCGGCGACCTGCCGGCCCACCGCCGCGTCGTCGAGGTCGAGGTCGGCGGCGACACCGAGTGCCCGCACGCTCTGCGCGACCGCCGTGAAGTCCCCGTCGAGCAGGGCGGCGCGGAACAGTGCCCGCAGCAGCGCGCGCCACTTCTCGGGCAGTTCGCCGACGATGCCGAAGTCGAGCAGCGCGACACGTCCGTCGTCGAGCAGCCAGAGATTGCCCGCGTGCACGTCGCCGTGGAACGGACCGTGGCAGAGCACCGCCTCCATCCACACCTTCACACCGCGGCGCACGAGCAGGGAGGTGTCGAGATCGTCCTGGCCCGGCACCACCCGGTCGACGGGCTTGCCCTGCAGGCGCTCCATGCAGATCACCCGCGGACCGCACCACTGCCAGTACACCTCGGGCACCGTGACGAAGGTGTTGTCGCCGAAGGCGGAGATGTTGCGGCGGAAGCGATCCTGACGATCCGCTTCGACCGCCGCGTTGAGCTCGGTCATCGTCGCGTTGTAGAGATCGCGGATGATCCCCGGAGTGTTCGCGATGCGGAAGAACTCGAAGAGCTGCAGCAGCTTCGCGCCCATGTAGGCGGCGCGCAGATCCACGAGCATGCGGTGGGCGATCCCCGGTCGCTGTACCTTCACCACGGCCCGGCGGCCGTCGCGCAGCACGCACCCGTGCACCTGGGCGACGGACGCCGCGGCGAGCGGCACGTCGTCGAACGACTCGAACATCTCGTCGATGCGGTGTCCGAGATCCTCCTCGATCACCGCGCGGGCCTGCTCGGAGGGGAAGGTCGGCACGTCGTCGAGCATGCGTAGGCACGCGTCGGCGAGGGCCGCGGGGAACAGTCCGGGTGACGACGCGATGAGCTGGCCCAGCTTCACGAAGGTCGGTCCGAGATGTTCGAAGGCGTCGACGGTGCCGTGCGCGGCCGCTTCGACGACGCTGTGCTGCCGGGGCCGGACGGTCCACCGCAGCACCGCCCACACCACGAAGGCGATCAGGACGGCGGCGACGACCACGGCCCGTCCGAGCTCGGCCGGGCCGAACCGGTCGAGCGGAGGCCGCTCGACGTCCAGGACACCGGGTGGAAGACCTTCGGCGAAGGGGCCGACGGGCCCGTTGCGCTCGGGCCTGCTGTGGCCCTGCGCTCCGGATACGCCTTCGCGCAGCGTGTACTCGTGCACGACCTGTCCCCACTCCGTCCACCACGCGCTCACCTCGGCGCGACTTCGTGCACGGTACCTGCAACCGGCGCCCCGATCGAGACCCGGCGATCATCTGTCTTCTGTCGGTGCCCCCGACTACTCTCTGACGGGTAGCGGATTCGGGTCCGACCAGCCGGGGGTATCGCGCTCATGACCGAACAACTGCTCGAAGAATCTGCCGGTTCGACATCGACGTCGACCGATTTCATGGAACTCGCCGAGCCGTTCCGACGCGAACTGCTCGCACACTGTTACCGCATGAGCGGGTCGCTGCACGATGCGGAAGACCTGGTCCAGGAGACCTATCTGCGCGCCTGGCGCGGTTACGAGAACTTCGGGGGCCGCTCCTCACTGCGCACGTGGCTGCACCGTATCGCCACCAACGTGTGCCTCACGGCGCTCGAAGGTCGTAGCCGCCGGCCGTTGCCCACCGGGCTCGGCGCGCCCAGTTCCGATCCCACCGACGATCTGGTCACCCGCCCTGAGGTGCCGTGGCTCGAGCCGTTCCCCGTGGGGTATGCCACCGACGATCCGTCGGATCCCGCCACCATCGCGGCATCCCGCGATTCCGTCCGCCTCGCGTTCGTCGCTGCTCTGCAACACCTGTCCGCACGCCAGCGCGCGGTCCTGCTGCTCCGCGAGGTCCTGCAGTGGCGCGCCACCGAGGTCGCGGCCGCGCTCGACACGTCGACGGCGGCGGTCAACAGTCTTCTGCAGCGGGCACGTGCGCAGTTGAAGGACGCCCAGGTCCGCGACGACGACCTCGCCGAACCCGACAGCGCCGAGACCAAGGCGTTGCTGCAGCGCTGGGTCGACGGCTTCGAGAAGTACGACATCGATTCGCTCGTCGAGATGCTCACCCAGGACGCCGTCTGGGAGATGCCGCCCTTCGAGGGCTGGTACCAGGGCCCCGACGCGATCGTCTCCCTCATCAAGCACAAGTGCCCCGCGAAGGGCCCCGGCGACCAGGTACTGCTTCCCACCGTGGCCAACGGCCAGCCGGCATTCGGGCTGTACATGCGCGGGGAGGACGGCCGCCACCACCCTTTCCAACTGCAGGTGCTCGACATCGTCGACGGTAGGGTCACGCACGCCACCGTCTTCTTCTCCGACGACACCACGGCCTTGTTCGCCCGGTTCGGGCTGCCGGAGGACCCGGCAGCCCGCTGAACAACACGGTAGGGCCTACGCGGTGGTGTTCTCCTCGGCGTCCTCCGGTGCCCACGCCTGCGACGCGGCAGCCATATCCATCCACATGACCTCCCAGACGTGGCCGTCGAGGTCGCGGAAGGCCCGTTGATGGGCGAAGTCCCCCATCTCCTCCTGCGCCTTCTGCGCGCCGGCCGTCACCCACTCGCTGCCACCGGCCGCGAGCGCGCCGTCGACGATCGCGTCGACACCCTCCCGGCTGTCGGCCGACACACACATCAGCGCCTCGCGGGCCTTCGTGGTGTCGCAGATGTCGTCGTTGATGAAGTCGCGGAATCGCGGCTTCTCGAGCAACATCACGTAGGTCTGCTCGTTGATCTCCAGGCACGCGGTGTTCTCGTCGCAGAACATCTCGTTGAAGGTGAATCCGAGCTTGTCGAAGAATGCACGGGAGGCGGCGACGTTCTCGACGGCGAGGTTGACGAACAGCATGCGCGACATGGTTTCTCCTGTGTTCGGCTCGTCCTGTGCGGGACGCGGTCCGGATGTCACGGATACAGACCGGCCGCCCCGCGAGAACTCATCGCGCACCCGGAGATTTCTCGGAGCGATGTGGTCGTCACTGCTTGCCGAGCATCCAGACCGGGCCCGTGATCAGCCAGATCACCGTGATCGTGGCGAGGGTGGGGAAGATTCCGTACAGCGCCGAGGCCTGTTCGCCGTTCGCGACGGTCGACCCGAGTCCGAGTACGGCGGCCGCGCTGATCCCGGCCGCGAGCAGCCATCGCCCGAAGTCCGCACATTCCTTGCGGAAGGCCTCCGGACCTTCATTCGGAGCGGGTTCCGGTTTCGCACCACCCGCGAAGTGGTAGGCGAACCGCCGGTCGGCCCACCGGACGACGCTCGGGCCGAAGGCGACACTCACACCGAGATAGATGCCGGCCACACGGTGGACCCAGCCGACCTCCGCGCCGTTGTGCAGATCCACGGCGACGGCCGCGAGCAGGACGACGTCGATCAGCGGGATCAGGGCGAGCAGCACCGCACCCGTCCTGCCGAGCCGGAGCAGATACCGGAACACGAGTCCGGCCGCGAGCACGACCCAGAACGCGATCTCGCATCCGACGATGAAAGCGGCGATGTGGCTGAACATGACCTCAGAATCGCGCGCACATCCCCACGCGCGCGTCGCCCGATGGGCGGCAGATGCCTCATCACTTCGGGTGACCCCGACCCTGATCCTCCCCCGGTTGTGGTCGAATCGTTGCTGTGGACAACCGTGAATCCGAGATTCGAGTGGGATTCGTGAACCCGCGGTACAACTCCCTGCTCGTCGCCCTCGCGTACTTCGCGGGTGGCGCACTGTTGTACGCCCTGGATCTCGGTGTGCTCGTCGAGGACCGGCCGCCGCAGCCGCTGTGGGTGTGGCTGGTTCTGCTCGCGTGCGTGTGTGCACCGATGACGATGCGTCGCACGCGACCGCTTCTCGCACTCCTGGTGGGCACGGTTCCGGTACTGGTCGACCTCGTCGTCGGTCCTTCGCTGCCGGTCTGGATCGCATACGGCGACCTGCTGTATGCCGCAGCGCTCTTCGGCTCGGCGCGCACCAGCCGCTTCCTCGAACGCGCCCCGGTGGTCCCGATCGTCGTCGGCGCCGTCGCGCTCGGTGTGTACTTCGGAGAACTGCGCATCGCCGTATGGGCCGTGTCGATCGCCGCGCTCGTGATCGTCGTCCCGATCTGGTGGGCCCGATCCGTCCGCACACATCGGGACGCCGCCGAGATCGAACGGGCACGCGCCGAGGCCCTCTCGCGGGTCGCGGAACTGGACCGTCGCGCCGCCATCACCACCGAGCGGCAGCGTCTGGCCCGCGACCTGCACGACGTGGTGGCCGGGCACCTGTCGTCGATCGCGATCCAGAGCGAGGCCGCGCTCCGCCTCCGCGACTCCGATCCCGACAGAGCGCTGACCGTGCTCGAGTCCGTGCGCTCCGGCAGCGTGGCCGCCCTGCAGGAGATGCAGTCGATGGTGCGCCTGTTGCGCAGCGACGACACCGACGACGAGATCACCACGGCGGGTCGTCTCGCCGACCTCGAACCGCTCACCGCCTCCGCACGTGCCGCCGGCACCTCCGTCCGGATCGACGGTCGTCCACCCGCAGACCTCGACGCGGAGGTCGATCTCACGGCCTACCGCATCGTCCAGGAGACCCTGACGAACGCGGTCAAGCATGCACCCGGACGGCCGGTGACCCTTCGTTTCGACGACACCGACGGCCGCCTCGGGATCGAGGTGGTGAACCCGATCGGCGACTCGGAGCCCGCAGACCCGTCACCGGTCCGCGGCGTCGGGAACGGCCTGCGCAACATCGCCGAACGCGCCGCCGCGGTGGGTGGGCACGCCCGCTCGGGTCGCGACGGGAACGAATGGAGGACATACGTGCAACTGCCGCTCGCGAGGAGGAGCACGACGTGACGATCAGGGTGTTGCTCGCCGACGATCACAGCGCCATCCGCGCGGGCCTGCGGCTCCTGCTCGATACGAGCGAGGACATCGAGGTGGTGGGCGAAGCCGCCGACGGCGCGGTCGCGGTGTCGCAGGCGCGCGCGCTCGACCCGGATGTCGTCCTCATGGACATCCGCATGCCACATGTCGACGGGATCGCCGCGACCCGCACCATCACCGAGGAGACGAGCGCTCGGGTGCTGGTGCTGACGAGTTTCGAGATCGACGAGTACGTCTTCGAAAGTCTTCGTGCCGGGGCGGCCGGATATCTCCTCAAGACCGCCTCGGCGGATGCCATGCTCGACGCGATCAGGGCGGTGCACTCCGGGGAGTCCGTGCTCTCACCGCAGGTCACCCGAACCGTCATCGACGCGTTCGTCTCGAAACCCGCTCGGCGGGAAGGTGTTCCGGACGGGCCGGATTACGATGCCCTCACCGCACGCGAACAGGAGGTCTTCGCGTGTCTGGGCGAGGGACTGTCCAACCGCCAGATCGCCACCCGTCTCGGCATCGGTGAGAACACGGCGAAGACGCACGTCGCCCGGGTGCTCC
This window contains:
- a CDS encoding VOC family protein, whose product is MSRMLFVNLAVENVAASRAFFDKLGFTFNEMFCDENTACLEINEQTYVMLLEKPRFRDFINDDICDTTKAREALMCVSADSREGVDAIVDGALAAGGSEWVTAGAQKAQEEMGDFAHQRAFRDLDGHVWEVMWMDMAAASQAWAPEDAEENTTA
- a CDS encoding sensor histidine kinase, translated to MDNRESEIRVGFVNPRYNSLLVALAYFAGGALLYALDLGVLVEDRPPQPLWVWLVLLACVCAPMTMRRTRPLLALLVGTVPVLVDLVVGPSLPVWIAYGDLLYAAALFGSARTSRFLERAPVVPIVVGAVALGVYFGELRIAVWAVSIAALVIVVPIWWARSVRTHRDAAEIERARAEALSRVAELDRRAAITTERQRLARDLHDVVAGHLSSIAIQSEAALRLRDSDPDRALTVLESVRSGSVAALQEMQSMVRLLRSDDTDDEITTAGRLADLEPLTASARAAGTSVRIDGRPPADLDAEVDLTAYRIVQETLTNAVKHAPGRPVTLRFDDTDGRLGIEVVNPIGDSEPADPSPVRGVGNGLRNIAERAAAVGGHARSGRDGNEWRTYVQLPLARRSTT
- a CDS encoding response regulator; this encodes MTIRVLLADDHSAIRAGLRLLLDTSEDIEVVGEAADGAVAVSQARALDPDVVLMDIRMPHVDGIAATRTITEETSARVLVLTSFEIDEYVFESLRAGAAGYLLKTASADAMLDAIRAVHSGESVLSPQVTRTVIDAFVSKPARREGVPDGPDYDALTAREQEVFACLGEGLSNRQIATRLGIGENTAKTHVARVLHKLGLQSRIQAAILARDMPDHRL